A stretch of Mycobacterium sp. ITM-2016-00316 DNA encodes these proteins:
- a CDS encoding DUF5663 domain-containing protein, with protein sequence MLELDDAFLADVGLAELPATEKKSLLKHLDEELELRVGAALSDSLRDEQLREFESIINRDYETIVDWLEANAPEYRSDKIYQRMAASFVRVPEADLVCEYVSTKWLDVNCPDYKAVVARIFAELMVELHSDAPKLLGKLRS encoded by the coding sequence ATGCTGGAACTCGATGACGCCTTTCTTGCCGATGTCGGCCTGGCCGAGCTGCCCGCTACGGAGAAGAAAAGCCTGTTGAAGCACCTCGACGAGGAGCTTGAGCTACGCGTGGGCGCGGCCCTGTCCGACAGTCTGCGTGATGAGCAACTGAGGGAGTTCGAGTCGATCATCAACCGTGACTATGAGACGATCGTGGACTGGCTTGAGGCGAACGCGCCCGAATATCGCAGCGACAAGATCTATCAACGGATGGCAGCGTCCTTCGTCAGGGTACCCGAGGCGGATCTCGTGTGCGAGTACGTCTCCACCAAATGGCTGGATGTCAACTGCCCGGATTACAAAGCGGTGGTCGCGCGGATCTTCGCGGAGCTAATGGTCGAACTGCACTCGGATGCGCCGAAGCTGCTGGGAAAGTTGAGGTCCTAG
- a CDS encoding response regulator transcription factor: MESNRVPTQSAPLQRLPSCGQPTIRRPLCSGCAERSEPPPRNKTRRPSLSPREIEVLVHWLKEESKIATGQSLYITASTVRTHLQRIRRKYEEVDRPARTKTALAVRAIQDGLVDVDEL; this comes from the coding sequence ATGGAATCGAACCGAGTGCCGACCCAATCCGCGCCGCTGCAGCGCCTTCCGTCGTGCGGTCAACCCACAATCCGACGTCCCCTGTGCTCGGGCTGCGCCGAACGATCGGAGCCGCCGCCGAGGAACAAGACCCGACGGCCCTCGTTGAGCCCGCGGGAGATCGAGGTGTTGGTCCATTGGCTGAAAGAGGAGAGTAAAATCGCGACTGGCCAGTCCCTCTACATCACCGCGAGCACGGTCAGGACGCACTTGCAGCGCATCCGTCGCAAATACGAAGAGGTTGATCGGCCGGCCCGCACGAAGACCGCGCTGGCTGTACGGGCGATACAGGATGGTCTGGTCGATGTCGACGAGTTGTAG
- a CDS encoding alpha/beta fold hydrolase: MSGNEAGHESEDIDGLRVATIGPADAELNVLVFMGMRACVDPVEMRRYDLLAREWKARVTVVDTPGCGYAGGKLSRPERAGLRHGDFTRVARRMVYAATQFDDRLRQRPVTLVGYSLGAGIAAAAAADPGLLRVGHLVAIEPASARRRNPLRLMAAARAEERWVAGHPAEGADQFVPDSVPHRAGDLALLGYALSRGCFARDMLRSNGVQAFPLQVVHADDSLVCPPDDISRVVSRCRRSGMNVYDVAVSGRHGMWQSLSDVQNLARETRKQWTY; the protein is encoded by the coding sequence ATGAGTGGCAATGAGGCGGGGCACGAGTCCGAAGATATAGATGGGCTCAGGGTTGCGACGATCGGTCCTGCCGATGCGGAGCTGAACGTTCTCGTATTCATGGGCATGCGCGCCTGCGTCGATCCAGTCGAGATGCGCCGGTACGACTTACTGGCACGCGAATGGAAGGCACGGGTCACCGTTGTCGATACGCCCGGTTGCGGATACGCCGGCGGTAAACTCAGCAGACCCGAGCGGGCCGGCTTGCGTCATGGCGATTTCACCCGAGTGGCACGCAGAATGGTATACGCTGCCACACAGTTCGATGATCGGTTGCGTCAGCGGCCGGTGACCCTGGTGGGCTACTCGTTGGGCGCAGGCATCGCTGCCGCGGCGGCGGCTGATCCCGGTCTGCTTCGGGTTGGGCACCTGGTCGCCATTGAGCCGGCTTCGGCCAGGCGCCGAAATCCACTGCGACTCATGGCGGCGGCCCGGGCAGAGGAGCGGTGGGTCGCCGGCCATCCAGCAGAGGGCGCCGATCAGTTCGTGCCGGACTCTGTGCCGCATCGGGCTGGTGATCTGGCCCTGTTGGGTTATGCCTTGAGTCGGGGATGTTTCGCCCGTGACATGTTGCGGTCCAATGGTGTTCAGGCGTTCCCGCTGCAGGTGGTTCACGCTGACGACAGCTTGGTCTGTCCGCCCGACGACATCAGCCGGGTGGTGTCCCGATGCCGCCGCTCCGGTATGAATGTGTACGACGTAGCGGTGTCGGGCCGGCATGGGATGTGGCAATCGTTGTCCGACGTGCAAAACCTGGCCCGAGAGACGCGAAAGCAGTGGACTTACTGA